The genome window agagacaagaaaaaaacattctgtaactatgtatgatgatggatgttaactagacttgtggtattttacaatatatacaaacatcaaatcttttttttaattagcaaattaggaatagaaagaaacttcATCATTCTAAtgaagaacatctacaaaaacctaGAGCTAGCATCATCCTTAGTCAGATGTTGAAAGTTAGCCCCATAAGAttgggaacaaagcaaggatattcactttcactatttttattcaattaagTAATTGATTTTCTAACCAGGATAATAATGTCAAGAAGAACTAGAAAGCATGAAGATtgcaaattaaaaagtaaaacagtcatttgcagatgacatgattgtttatttagaaaatcctaaagtatCTACGAGAAAGTTACTGTGTCAAAGAAATATAGTGGCATCACaaaatacaaggtcaatataGAGAAATGAAGTGTATTTCTATGCTATAATCaataattgaaaaatgaaatttttgaaaattccttTTATAAATATACCAAGAAACCTAAAAACCTTACAAAAGAACTTTATAAAAAGATGTACAAGATCGCAACACTGAAAGCTACAGAAACATTGCTGgaaggaattaaagaaaatggaaaataaaaatatcaattggAAAATTCACTATCATTTCAATGAAATAGCACTTCATACTCACTAGGATGGTTATaatcaaaaagactgaaaataacaagtgttgatgaagatgtggagaaattggaaccatcaTACTCTGCTTGTtggagtgtaaactggtacagctgctttggaaaacagtttggcagttcctcaaaaagttaaacatagagttaccatatgatccagcaattccactcctaggtatataccaagagaaatgaaaacttatgtcagtacaaaaacttgtacatgaatgttcatggcagcattattcttaatagccaaaaagtggagaaaatccaaatgtccatcatctcatgaatggataaaccaaatgtggtgtatctgtacagtggaatatttttcagtcatAAAAACTaacaaagtggagttccctggtggcacaggggttaagaatccacctgccagcgcaggggacacgggttcgagccctggcctggtaagatcccacatgccgcagagcaactaagcccatgagccacaactactgagcccacgtgccacaacactGAAGCCcactgcctagagcccgtgctccgcaacaagagaagccactgcaatgagaagcctgtgcaccacaacaaagagtagcccccgctcgccacaactagagaaagcccgtgtgcagcaacaaagacccaacgcagccaaaaaaaaaaaaaaaaggataatagtTTGCCATGTAGCTAGAGATTAGACATTGCAGTGACGGTAAGTCCTAGATGactaataaaaaagcaaaatactgTTAACATTCAAAGTTTACCAGTATCCACTTACCGAGCATCTGTTTTGAGCGTGGTACCCTCCCATGTATTGTAgaggaaagacaaaaagagagCCCCTAGCTAAAGTCCACTATCTAAAAGTTAGGTCAGGTGTGCTAAAACTGCTTCCCATTTTAATAATAACCTTATATTCTTAAAAGCCAAAAGTAATAGTCCCTCTTTTTCTCTGATAGATGCTGTgagagaagtaagaaaatattCCTCAGCTCATGCCATTGAAAGGAGCTCAGCCAGCAGACCTGCTGCCTATGAACATACACAGATGAAACTTTTTAGGTCTCAAAGAAATCTTTACATTACtggattttcattatttttctggctgtaagttttttaaaaaacacaatttaaaatcatgatttgtgtttctctttctcattttttctacctatactgtagattttttttctgtactattTAGCATACTAACATCTTTATGAAAGAACTCAGATGACAGAtccaaataacaaataataattgtGGCTTGTAGGTTCTGTAGGCCCATAACGCCCTGCATgatctggcctctgctgctgTGACGTGTACCCCACATTCCAGCCACACTGCCCTTCgctgctcattcattcatccattcttgcaacaaatgtttattgagttccTGTTTTGTACCCAGCTCCTTCCTGCTTCAGGATCTTCCCACCAGCTTTCCCTTGTGCCAGAatactctttccttccctctcttcctggctAATTTCTACTTTAGCCCCTTTCTCAGGAAAGCTGAGACCTCTGACCATCATTCCCCCAAAGTAGGAAGGTCTTCTGTTGTACACTCCCATAGAATGTGTAATGTATATACTTTTCTTTCAGGTGTCATCCGTGGTTGTAATTAAATACTGTTTTAATTCTTGCCTTCCCAAGTAGAACCTAAACTCTGAGAGCAGGGCCTCTGTCTTGTTTCCTGCGatgtccccagtgcctggcacagtgtttAACACTTAGCAGTTCCTGAggaaatatctgctgaatgaataaatgaagataacGATTACTACTACTAACAAAGGAAGTTACCCATCAGTAGACGTGAATGAGCAGTTTTTAGGTTTGGCCAGCCTCACAAAATGCTCTTTAAATTTTGAGCTGAGGGGGAAAACCTCTTACTGGCCCTGCCACACTGTCTGGAATTCTGTTTCTGCTCATCCTGGCCAAAGGCCTCTacagagaaaataagtaaattaataagtACCACTGAACCTGCATTCCAAATGCTAATCTTCTAACGAAGATTCCAAAGAAATGAGACACAGGCTTGTTTTGACTGGAAGacttgaattaaaaatatgtcttCCTTCCGTAAACATCACCTCCCTCCACCACGCCCACACCTGAAGGGGAGTCACTGGATAATTATTACTTAAAGTCACAGTTCCTGGTGATTAGTTGCACACTactctgacatttttttcattttcttagagtGTTGAGACGTCTGGTTACCCTTATTACTCAGCTGGCAAAAGAGCTGTCAAACAAAGGAGTCCTTAAAGTTCAAGCAGAAAATACTAACCAGGCTGCCAAAAAATTCATGGAAGAGAATGAAAGACTAAAACgggtatttaaattttcttcttaaaaactgGTGTAAGTGTTGTTGGTATTCCCAAGGggtggtttattattttttcagcaTCAAAAAGAGCATTTTCATAATATATAAGCAGAAGATGACCATAAATAGCAATATTCTACAAAATGATTGTTTGAGaagtattttattatctttaaattgGTGTGTTCTCACAGTTTCCCTCCATAGTAGATTAATGCCATTGGACCTACTTCGTATGATTCAAGGAGAAAACAGTATTCTGGGAATATGAATTTTAATTCCTTCATTAccattaattttactttataacCTAAAGCAAGTTTTAATAAGTCTCTGTTTCCATTTCCCTTTCAGTTGAATTCCTGTTGTCttttttggtgtggttttttttgttgttactgttgttttctttaaatgatgATTATGTAGGAAGCAGATGAAAATAGTTGATATAGATTGATGACTGCATATAATATTTTCAGTCTCTAATTTGGTTATGCTGCTGATAATTCTTCTTTGAGAACCCTATGCTGTCTTTCCCTGGCTACTCAGGGAGAGTGTAAATGAGATACTGATGTTTTCCATGTTAAGTAAAAAGAAGAACGAATGGAAAAATGGAAGATACAAAATTACTTcgggtattttttttcttaggtttaAAATTAAGGAGTCAGATCTCATAGCTTGAgtgttttcagttcattttaagCCCCATAAGTTTTCCTAAGTCtgcttcttagaaaaaaaaaaaatcagtggaaccTTCAGAAGTGAAACAAATTTTCTTGAAGAAAGAATTCCTAGTATAATGCAATAAGATTATTTCCCtattataaattaatgaattacaATTATATAGTACatcaaattatatttatgtaaaaagtaCTGTGAGCCTAAATTCTAAAGCCCAGCCTCTTACAGAAAGAACTATAAGCGTCACCTTTCATCAATGCTAAATGAGTTAGCTGTTACATAGTACAATATAAAGCTTTCTAAAACCTATGAAATAAGTCAAAActcattgcaaaaaaaaatttttgatactACAGTGTCATGGTCACCTATTCAGAAACCCATTTTTTATGATGTCTACCTTATTTTTACTACAAAAACAGGATTCAGAAatgtttcttgggcttccctggtggcgcagtggttgagaatccgcctgccgatgcaggggacatgggttcgtgtcccagtccgggaggatcccacgtgccgcagagcggctaggcccgtgagccatggccgctgagcctgcgcgtccggagcctgtgctccgcagtgagagaggccacaacagtgagaggcccgtgtaccacaagaaaaaaaaaatgtttctttgggTAGATTATAACCCGCATCTTTTAAGGAAACTTTTAGAGAATAAGCACCGGTTTATATTTTTACTtcgttttgttctgttttgaaaAAGCATTGATCCATAGATGTCATGTAACTTTCCCTTTGTCATAAATATAGGTCTGGGAAGTCAAGCTGTTGGTATTTCTGTATTCAGAAGCAAGTAATATACGTCACTGGAGTGTTTCAGCAGCACAATCAGCCTTATTTTGTACCTTAAtattatttgcttcattttctatCCTTTGATCTCATTTCataatggtaaaaacaaaacaaaaccctctagGCTTTTATTAATATATGGTGGCTAAACTCAAAAGCACACAGCCAGTATTTGTAGACTTACCATCTACCTATCTTGATTTACCATGCCCATCATGTTAGAGTAGTGAGTTGTAACTACTAATAGAacactgcttttttcctcttattcttgAACTCCAAGAAAATGGAAAGTGTTTTTGTCGTTTTGGTACTATGATTTTTCTCATATACACCATAATTAATGTACTTAAATTAGTCTTGTCCTTCAGAAAAAGCACCTTCCTTAACACATTTCTTTTGGGATTGTTTTCAGAACCAGTTACTAACTTGCAAGGAAATTTATTTCATGATTACTGATTCTTTGATCTGCCACAGTTGCTCCCTTTTCTTGTTCTCCTCTCCTTTGGTTCCATGCTGTCCTGGTTCCCTGCTTCTGCATATCTGTGGCCCAGTCAATGGCCCTAGATCATAAGTGCATAGATATACTGGGCTAAAGCCAGTACACAGTGGGGAGAAAAATACTGTCAGTGCCCAAACCGTAACTGATTAACCATAGGTCAGAATGTCAAAGATGACTTCTCTTTCAAGATACTTCATGTAGGTTTTGAAATACCAGCTGAGGAAGGATAAAATTGCTAAAACATCTCTTCGTTCTCTATCAGAGATACATTATCTAATGGAAAGTGCATTACCCTGAAGTCCAAAAGACTTGGGTGCCAGTCCCAGATCTACCAGTAATTAGCcttgtgacctggggcaagtcaccTCATTTGTTCTGGGCCTCAAGTTTATAACTAATAGCTAACGTTGTTCACATGCTTCACAGTAAGGTATTAACTCTTTCAATTGTTGCAACAATGCTGTGAGGTTGGTGCtgttaatatttacattatatagacgaagaaatggaggcacagaaaggttaagcgacttgcccaagatcattcCACTAGTAAGAGACAGACCTAAGGATTGAATCCAAGCAGGCTGCCTCTAAAATCCACACTCTTAACCACATTGTTCTGTGCCCTTCAATCGTATGCTAACCTATGATAGGACTTGCAGATGGTGCCTGGGACCCCTTTCTGTTATGATATTCagttaatgaaatgaaataattatgaaagaccaattaacttttaatttaacTGCTTTAGTATAACAACAGTGACAGAGCTTTACTTCTTACTTGTTTTCTTCCCAGCCACTTACCAAGGTGGGATAAGGTGGGTGGGACAGTGAACATGTGTATTACTGTAGCTGGTAGCTATTGAATTTCAGATTCCAGGGCTCTTGGTCTTTCTCCAGCATCAAGTTACACAAAATAAAGTTGAACAAGTTGACAGGTGCAGTAATGAAAGCTTATTTACAAGACTGACACCAAATCCAACTTTTCCAAGTCAGTGGCAATAATAATTCAAGCAGGCAGGGTAAACATTCCTGTAACTCAGTCGTTCTCTTCCAATTTGGGTAATCACTGGAGGCTGTGTTAACTGAATTCAGTGAAGTAACAGCTAAGATTGTTTTGAACTTGAAATGGTCAACAAACTTGTAGAGATTTGGAGGGTTTTTTCCCTAGTTTctgctcttaaaaatatatgtatatatttttaattttggagatACGAGGCACCTTCGGTTTTAGTAGGTGCTTCAGTCCTTTATCtcctaaaaaaaatttcttggaattatacaatatattcATTCGAGCTTTAATTCCTCCTTTGGATCTGCCTAATCTCTGTTATAACACGGTAGTATTGTATTTGATCTTGTGCTGCAGTATCTATGCTCTAGTCTCATCCTTTCCACTAGATTGAAGTTACCTGAGAGCAGAGACCATACTTCTCTTACATTTTTACTCCTTGTAGTACATAGCACTGTAAAATATTTGCATGTAGTAGTAGCAGTGCTCAGTagaactttgttttgtttaatatatcagcttacattaaaaaaggaaTCACCCTGCAGTAGAAATTCTTTACTGTGTCAGTCTGTTTTAAATTGTCCTGAGTTAACTTTTATACCCAACTACGGAAGCTTTCCTTATCAAATTGCTGCCTTTTACTTGGTCAAATAACTCATGCCAGTATATACATGTTCTGTTTTTCAAACATTAATCTAATTTGCCTTTCTTGGTAACTTAACATCTTACAATTTCTTTTTGATAAGTCAGCTTCTTCATTCTATTAACGATGATTTCCATCCAGACATATAGATTATGAAATTTTTACCccatgatgtttttattttagtcaaaTATCTTACTATTCAGATCTTAATTTTTCTTGCCTAGAAAAGATAAGCTacaaacataaacattttaaaagccagaatagatttgaaaatataaagaacattgTAAAGGATTAGCCGAATAAAAGTAATTTGGAGACTGTTCAATGAAAATTAGGTAGAATTGTCCAGGTGTAGAGATGGCCCTGTTATTCTCCATTTACCCGTCTCTATCTCTATCCTGACATATCCTGATTATATTCTTCTCTTATGAATTCGTCTATATAGAACTAGTCTGAGTAGACAGCTCTGCAATTGGAACATAATGGCTTTCCAAGTAGTACTGTCcccagaactatttttttttccttagagtaaCATCACACAATTAAGGAAAAGACATTGTTTATCTAAATATCTttgaaaatgcaatttttttttttggctgcgttgggtcttcgttgccgtgcacgggcttttctctagttgcagtgagcgggggctactcttcgttgcggtgcacaggcttctcgttgcagtggcttcttttgttgcagtgcacgtgcTCTagtagttgtgccacgtgggCCCCAgaatgcgcgggcttcagtagttgtggctcacaggctctagagcgcaggctcagtagttgtggcacacgggcttaggtgctctgcagcatgtgggatcttcctggactagggatcgaacccgggtcccctgcattggcaggcagattcttaaccactgcgccaccagggaagtccctgaaagtataattttaattgtAGCCCAACCAGAAACtcttgttattttcatttcagagatttcaatcatagaagaaattttgtgtgtgtttgccaATTATCAAGTTTCTGCTAACAGAAGTTTACattataaaaaagtataaaatactgaaaaggacaaagaataaaataaagaccaATAACTTAAAATACATTGTTCAGCTCTTTTCCTGAAAGAATGGCTCTTGCAATCTAATGTTACTTCTTTCTATAACTCTCTTTTCTGATAGCTCTTGAAAAACCATGACAAGGAAGAAGAACACATTttggaagcagaaaataaaaaactagcAGAAGataaggaaaaactgaaaactgaatTAGAGAAGGCTTCAGATGGTAACGTTTATGCATGCACAAAAGTAGGAAAAGTATTGTGATGTTTTATGCTGTTACACTTCACTGTTTTTCCTAAAACAAAACTCATGGCTAAATGTTCTTCTGGCTAAAATACCAAGAGTGACCTATTTATAAATTCCTGCTCAAATATGGAGATAAAACACTGTTTCAGCCAAGAGAAACATGCTCTGTTATACATACAAACATGTAGGTGTTTCAGATCTGTGTTGTAAATACAGATGTTCCTCCCTTAGCAAAAGAGCTATGTTCCGGAAAAGTTGCTTGTAAACACATGTTTGGAAATGAATCACATTTTTCCGTCATAGTATATTGCTTCTTTGAAAGAAGCAGTGACGGGGGATTGCTTATTATTATTGTctatcttatttattattatttatcttataattattattatttatcttatcTTATTATTTTGGTTGTAAGAAAATACGTTGCTTATCTCAAGCCCTAATATTTTCTACCTGCCAGATATAAGGAAAATGTTCCTTGAAAGAGATGGATAGGGATAGAATAAGCCACAGTCTAGGATGCCAGCTGAGAGCTTGAATGTCTCATTCCAACACACATTGCAATGAGGACTTGGGGTAGGGCGTCCCAACTCCATTTTCCTGAAGGCAgctatttcttctacattttttgttttttgaaaaatagctctgttagtattttcttcttcttagacAAGGAACAAATTATTATTGCCTGTAGCTGCACAGCACAGAAAAGTCCCAAGTCCAGTGTCATCCCAGGAAACTCTGAATAAAAGTTTATGGCTTGACCCCTGAGCAACATTCCTGCATATGACATAGTCCTTGATGTTGTCCAGATACTGGGGAACCTCTCAGTCAGAGTCAAGATAATGATCAATGCATAGACCTTCTCCAATTTCAGATCTCTTCCACTACTTTGTGTTGGGAATAACTTGGAGAATGTTCAGTGACTGAATCAAAGACCTACTTTATGCCATTTataagtttagatttttttttaataggcctCAGTATAATAGAAGTTTCTGTACTATAACTTGCTGTTTGATGATCTATGGACATTGTTTGGGTAGAGTTGAGTTCATCAAGATgtatttgagggacttccctggtggcgcagtggttaagaatcctcctgccagtgcaggggacatgggttctagccctggtccaggaggatcccacatgccacggagcagctaagcccgcacgccacaactactgagcctgctctctagagcccgcgagccacaactactgagcccacatgccacaactactgaagctcgcgtgccaagagaagccactgtaatgagaagcccgcgcaccgcaacaaagagtagcccccactcaacacaactagagaaagcctgtgcacagcaacagagacccaacacagctaaaaataaataaataaacctattttttttaaaaaaaagtatttgaatttGAGATGGAAAGCCTGAAGATAAAAgctaattctgtttaaaaaaaaatctgtaggatATTtcatatatgatataaaatatatagttactTTCCTACTtcttatttaaagtaaaaaaagaaaaagaaaatcatttagaGGCAGCAAGTTAAAATAAGTTACTTTTCTAGACAAGGTGGTAGATGATGTGATAGGTATAGTATAGCTCAAAATTCTAAATCTTCTCATAGTTGGTGTACTGTTGGCTCTTCTGCAATTCCAGACAATTTGGAACATGATCATGAAGTTTTAACAttgtatgaaaataaatttagtaatCAGACATTTCAAATGAGaaatagtgttctttttttaCCCAACACAAAATATTGGTGCTAATCCTTCTGAAGAATGCAAGGGACTATTTCCAAAACACctttaattagtttaaaaaattattttaaatttctgctttctttttttcatatttgccaAGGATCCTTTCCCTTATGTTGTAAGCAGAGtaggacagaaataaaaagacagacaagaatAGGTTGTGTGCCATGCTACACCTCTCCTAATCCTGGCCAGCTtagttttttctccctttgccttttaaaaattccaactttGAGATATTTTGAGCTTTAACCTCACAAGTCTGATATATAACTCTAAACTCGGGGTTATTTTGAGTAATATAAAGAAACTCAATATTTCTTTAACAGACAATTCAGATGTTTGGAGACAATGAACTCTATGATAATACAGGCATTTTGTTTATGATCTGATAACAAGAGATGCCAAGCTTCTGTGTTTGAAGTGTAGACTGCAAAACTGCTTTTAAAGTGAATCGATGTTGAGGTAAAAGCAGATTTTACCTGTTTGAGTATGTCCTGTTTGGTTCCTGCAAGGTGTGTAGTATTTtatgaacacattttattttagataacaTTGTTACTGACCTTGAGAAGATCAAAGTTCCATTTCTAAAGGAGGTATAACCCTGGCTATGTTCTCTTGACCTATACCAATCAAATTCATTAAGACAAGAACTAAGAAGTAAATTAGTAGTACAAGATTTGGATGAATTCAGCAGCACAATGCTTTGTACATAGTACCATTCAAATATATTCATAGATTTCTAAAAATTGAGGGTATTAAGGCTGACAGTGCTTAAGAAATGTTTTAGcaagtttttttttatatttgaaaactgagTAGAAAGGCAGTGTGGTTTGTTTCTTAGTAGAGGTAGAGTATTTTCCATATGTATGGTCTTACCCTTAGTGTTTCTTTAATCTAAgtgaaacattttttccaaatatattagcAGAAGTAAAGCATAAATACAAAATGTCTGTTTAAACTGATtcaatccaaattggaaaagtgCTATTCTGAAGGCAGGTATTAAGAGCACTCACTCTATCAGTAGTGCCAAAATCTCCATCCGTTTTTAACCACTAAGTTTTTAGCTTAGATTTTTGACCAGTTAGTAAATTACCTGTGCTTCAATGCAGGAATATGACCCTAGTGAGCCAAACGAGAGCGTGCATGTCCCCAAGCACCCAGTTTACACTCAAGACTAACTTAGTCAGGTGTAAGGACCTGATCTgtcatttttaatgatttgtttAATGGTAACTCTGATGTCCCAGTGTGTTGAGTAATTGGGAAAGGGCACTGCCATGAAAAATGAGACCTTAGGCTATAAAGAATTTACAAAGTTCACAAGCCCTCATAATAAAAATAGACCTAGACCTTGTATGTAGTGGAAAACCTTCTGATATCTAAGGAGATTGACTTTGAAAGACTCTTCCAGGAGAGCTTCCCAGTATTTATTCTTAATACTTTCccagtattcttttttaattaatttcttaaacttatttattttatttacttatattttatttttggctgcgttgggtcatcgttgctgcgcacaggctttctctagttgcggcgagtgggggctactcttcgttgcagtatgcgggcttttcattgcagtggcttctctttgttgcagagcatgggctctaggtgtgggggcttcagtagttgcagcacacgggctcagtggttgtggctcgcgggctctagagcgcaggcttagtagttgtggcgcatgggcttagttgctccgcggcatgtgggatcttcccggaccagggctcaaacccatgtgccctgcattggcaggcagattcttaaccactgcaaggAAATACGTACCATTCAGTCATTGCGTGCATCCAGGCGGTGGTAAAAGTGGATACAGTTTTGAAAGTAATTGAGTTGCATGTGGACATGTCGCTTCCTCATTCCTCTAGGAGCAGTAGTATACCCATAACATGCTACATTGAAAGTTATCAGGGCTGCCATTCTAATAGTAGAGGTTGAGTAGTAGTGTATTTCTCCTAcgtaaagggaaaagaaaaagaagaaaatacaaaaaagtgatTGAGGCAAATTCCTTGACCCTGcccttattctttcttccttcccttccttttattccttcctttctttttctttctttctatcagCAATTTTTTAGGAACTACTCATATAACTTATTCATTGTAAGATCATTTAACATGGAGCATAATTAAAACTGTCCTTAAAAAGCATacctatcgggcttccctggtggcgcagtggttgagagcccacctgccgatgcaggggatacgggttcgtgcccgggtccgggaagatcccacatgccgcggagcggctgggcccctgagccatggccgctgagcctgtgcgtccggagcctgttctccgcaacgggagaggccacaacagtgagaggccctcgtaaaggAAAANNNNNNNNNNNNNNNNNNNNNNNNNNNNNNNNNNNNNNNNNNNNNNNNNNNNNNNNNNNNNNNNNNNNNNNNNNNNNNNNNNNNNNNNNNNNNNNNNNNNNNNNNNNNNNNNNNNNNNNNNNNNNNNNNNNNNNNNNNNNNNNNNNNNNNNNNNNNNNNNNNNNNNNNNNNNNNNNNNNNNNNNNNNNNNNNNNNNNNNNNNNNNNNNNNNNNNNNNNNNNNNNNNNNNNNNNNNNNNNNNNNNNNNNNNNNNNNNNNNNNNN of Physeter macrocephalus isolate SW-GA chromosome 5, ASM283717v5, whole genome shotgun sequence contains these proteins:
- the BCAP29 gene encoding B-cell receptor-associated protein 29 isoform X1 — translated: MTLQWAAVATFLYAEIGLILIFCLPFIPPQRWQKIFSFSVWGKIATFWNKAFLTIIVLLIVLFLDAVREVRKYSSAHAIERSSASRPAAYEHTQMKLFRSQRNLYITGFSLFFWLVLRRLVTLITQLAKELSNKGVLKVQAENTNQAAKKFMEENERLKRLLKNHDKEEEHILEAENKKLAEDKEKLKTELEKASDALSKAQNDMTIMKMQSERLLKEYDQLLKEHSELQDRAGKGNKKSL
- the BCAP29 gene encoding B-cell receptor-associated protein 29 isoform X2, with the protein product MTLQWAAVATFLYAEIGLILIFCLPFIPPQRWQKIFSFSVWGKIATFWNKAFLTIIVLLIVLFLDAVREVRKYSSAHAIERSSASRPAAYEHTQMKLFRVLRRLVTLITQLAKELSNKGVLKVQAENTNQAAKKFMEENERLKRLLKNHDKEEEHILEAENKKLAEDKEKLKTELEKASDALSKAQNDMTIMKMQSERLLKEYDQLLKEHSELQDRAGKGNKKSL